The following are encoded together in the Defluviitalea raffinosedens genome:
- a CDS encoding DUF342 domain-containing protein produces the protein MQNFEGLSPNPQQDYDGFFDFEMKEDGLYLVVYAPHGKGKFVTVEDVVKRLNQRNYKQYNLETIKQAVNAVKSQEKIEVLLSSHEDVEPVNEQVLVEISKDKMFAVISFIPPQNNGVLLSYDDVLRQIEAKGVVFGIEKEELQKALDERKPNFKYIIAQGIKPINGDNAKLEFHFRAHKEIKPKILEDGSVDFYNLDLIENVSKGQILVTLIPPTEGVPGKNVLGTDLLPIKGKNAKLPRGKNTEISEDGTKLIASIDGQVVYSNNVVNVYETYEVPNNVDNEVGNIDFVGNVIVKGNVVTGFSIVAGGNVEVYGVVEGARIEAQGDIILHRGIQGMSKGYLSSMGNIVAKYIENSTVEAAGDISSEAIMHSQIKSGGTVKVEGKKGLIVGGVVRARKQVDAKVIGSHMATVTEIEVGIDPALVERYRYLKDELAKTKKEIIKTDQVIELLNKMKEANKLTDEKRDMLQKSIRTKIFLNSRLKSITGEIAEIEPQLEEKEDGKVRAYGIIHPGVKVTIGTACMYIREELKYCTLYKDRADIRTSSYA, from the coding sequence ATGCAAAATTTTGAGGGTTTATCACCAAACCCCCAACAGGATTATGATGGCTTCTTTGATTTTGAAATGAAGGAAGATGGTCTTTATCTTGTTGTTTATGCACCTCATGGAAAAGGAAAATTTGTGACTGTAGAAGATGTGGTTAAGCGTCTCAATCAAAGAAATTATAAGCAGTATAATCTGGAGACTATTAAGCAAGCAGTTAATGCTGTAAAATCTCAAGAAAAAATCGAAGTTTTACTTTCTTCACATGAAGATGTAGAACCTGTGAACGAGCAAGTTCTTGTAGAGATTTCAAAAGATAAAATGTTTGCAGTAATTTCTTTTATTCCTCCTCAAAATAATGGTGTCCTTCTTTCATATGATGACGTTCTTAGACAAATTGAAGCTAAGGGTGTAGTTTTTGGTATAGAGAAAGAAGAATTGCAAAAGGCATTAGATGAAAGGAAACCAAACTTCAAGTATATCATTGCACAAGGCATTAAACCAATTAATGGAGATAATGCCAAATTAGAGTTTCATTTTAGAGCACATAAGGAAATTAAGCCTAAGATTTTAGAAGATGGAAGTGTTGATTTTTATAATTTAGATTTGATTGAAAATGTTTCAAAGGGACAGATTCTTGTAACACTGATTCCTCCTACTGAAGGTGTTCCAGGAAAAAATGTATTGGGAACAGATTTGCTTCCAATTAAAGGCAAAAATGCAAAACTCCCTCGGGGGAAAAATACTGAGATTTCAGAAGATGGTACTAAATTAATTGCATCTATTGATGGTCAAGTGGTGTACAGCAATAATGTTGTAAATGTTTATGAGACATATGAAGTTCCTAATAATGTGGACAATGAAGTAGGTAACATTGACTTTGTAGGCAATGTGATTGTAAAAGGAAATGTGGTAACTGGCTTTTCAATTGTAGCCGGTGGAAACGTTGAAGTATACGGAGTTGTTGAAGGTGCTCGTATTGAAGCTCAGGGGGATATTATTCTCCATAGAGGCATTCAGGGAATGAGCAAAGGTTATTTAAGTTCTATGGGCAATATCGTTGCTAAGTATATTGAAAACAGCACAGTAGAAGCAGCAGGTGATATTAGTAGCGAAGCCATTATGCATAGCCAGATTAAATCCGGTGGCACAGTTAAGGTAGAAGGAAAAAAGGGGTTAATCGTTGGAGGCGTTGTTCGGGCGAGAAAACAAGTTGATGCCAAAGTTATCGGTTCACATATGGCTACTGTAACAGAAATAGAAGTTGGAATAGACCCAGCTTTGGTAGAAAGATACCGTTATTTAAAAGATGAATTGGCAAAAACAAAAAAAGAGATCATAAAAACAGACCAAGTTATTGAATTATTAAACAAAATGAAAGAAGCGAATAAACTTACTGACGAAAAAAGAGATATGTTGCAAAAATCCATTCGTACTAAAATATTTTTAAATAGCAGACTGAAGAGTATTACGGGAGAAATTGCAGAAATTGAACCACAATTAGAGGAAAAAGAAGATGGAAAGGTTCGGGCCTATGGTATTATCCATCCCGGAGTTAAAGTTACAATTGGTACAGCTTGTATGTATATCAGAGAAGAATTAAAATATTGTACGTTATACAAGGATAGGGCCGATATAAGAACAAGTAGTTATGCTTAA
- a CDS encoding DUF6115 domain-containing protein: protein MPQMEIVTVMILFAVSVVAIVLIIGLIFLKDKSESNYNQMMIEQQIKVEKELKERIDEADQMLKELNQFSSYIQSELEKKHKELLFLYQMIEDKEKKFAISKDVVTEQHSLEDFSNEIKENENGSEVHGVLNNKYYNSIIELYKSGKDTSSIAKELNIGKGEVELILGLSKTR from the coding sequence ATGCCCCAGATGGAAATTGTGACTGTAATGATTTTATTTGCTGTATCTGTTGTAGCAATTGTATTAATAATTGGATTGATTTTTCTGAAAGATAAATCAGAATCTAATTATAATCAAATGATGATTGAGCAGCAAATTAAAGTTGAAAAAGAGTTAAAAGAAAGAATTGATGAAGCTGATCAAATGTTAAAAGAGCTCAATCAGTTTTCTTCGTATATTCAGTCAGAATTGGAAAAAAAGCATAAAGAACTCTTGTTTTTATATCAAATGATTGAAGATAAAGAAAAAAAATTTGCAATTTCCAAAGACGTAGTGACTGAACAACATTCCCTTGAGGACTTTTCCAATGAGATAAAAGAAAATGAAAACGGGTCAGAAGTTCATGGTGTATTAAATAATAAATACTATAATTCAATTATTGAACTGTACAAATCAGGAAAGGATACTTCTTCTATAGCAAAAGAATTAAACATTGGAAAAGGTGAAGTTGAGTTGATTTTAGGGCTTTCTAAAACGAGATAA
- the rpsB gene encoding 30S ribosomal protein S2 yields the protein MSVISMKQLLEAGVHFGHQTRRWNPKMAEYIFTERNGIYIIDLQKTVKKVEEAYQVVRDVVEEGGTILFVGTKKQAQDSIKEEAERCGMFYVNQRWLGGMLTNFKTIRSRIERLKELEEMEQNGTFNLLPKKEVIKLRHEKEKLENNVGGIKEMTKLPDLIFVVDPRKERIAIQEAHILGIPIIAIVDTNCDPEEVDYVIPGNDDAIRAVKLIVGKMADAVIEVKQGVQDTVTAEEE from the coding sequence ATGAGCGTAATTTCAATGAAACAATTATTAGAAGCAGGGGTACATTTTGGACATCAAACAAGACGTTGGAACCCCAAAATGGCAGAGTATATTTTTACTGAAAGAAATGGAATTTATATTATTGATCTTCAAAAAACAGTAAAAAAAGTTGAAGAAGCTTATCAAGTAGTTCGTGATGTTGTTGAAGAAGGCGGTACGATTCTTTTTGTAGGAACAAAGAAACAAGCACAAGATTCTATCAAAGAAGAAGCTGAACGTTGCGGAATGTTCTATGTAAATCAAAGATGGTTAGGTGGAATGCTTACCAACTTTAAAACTATCCGTTCAAGAATTGAAAGACTAAAAGAATTAGAAGAAATGGAACAAAACGGAACATTCAATTTGTTACCTAAAAAAGAAGTAATCAAACTTCGCCATGAAAAAGAAAAACTTGAAAATAATGTTGGTGGAATTAAAGAAATGACTAAGCTTCCAGATTTAATTTTTGTAGTTGATCCAAGAAAGGAAAGAATTGCTATTCAGGAAGCTCATATTTTAGGTATTCCAATTATTGCAATCGTCGATACAAACTGTGACCCAGAAGAAGTAGATTATGTTATTCCAGGTAACGACGATGCAATTAGAGCAGTTAAATTAATTGTTGGAAAAATGGCTGATGCAGTTATTGAAGTGAAACAAGGGGTACAAGATACCGTTACTGCCGAAGAGGAATAA
- the tsf gene encoding translation elongation factor Ts, translated as MAITATMVKELREMTGAGMMDCKKALSEANGDMDKAVEILREKGLAKAAKKAGRIAAEGLVANYISEDGKVGALVEVNSETDFVAKNEEFKTFAAQVAKQAAMTKTTTIEDFKNEAWLLDSSKTVEDVLTEKISVIGENLNIRRFVKFETETGVIVSYIHGGGRIGVLVELASQNTSDKVKEAAKDIAMQIAAANPQYITKDEIPADFIEKEREILKQQALNEGKPANIVEKMIEGRLAKNLKELCLVDQQFIKDPDITVAKYLEGVSKEVGTNVTIKAFARYETGEGLEKKEENFAEEVAKQMNL; from the coding sequence ATGGCAATTACAGCTACAATGGTAAAAGAATTAAGAGAAATGACTGGCGCAGGAATGATGGATTGCAAAAAAGCATTATCAGAGGCAAACGGTGATATGGATAAAGCAGTTGAAATTTTGAGAGAAAAAGGGTTGGCAAAAGCTGCTAAAAAAGCAGGTCGTATTGCTGCAGAAGGATTGGTTGCAAACTACATTTCAGAAGATGGAAAAGTTGGAGCATTGGTAGAAGTAAATAGTGAAACAGATTTCGTCGCAAAAAATGAAGAATTTAAAACTTTTGCTGCACAAGTTGCAAAACAAGCTGCTATGACAAAAACAACTACAATTGAAGATTTTAAGAATGAGGCTTGGCTTTTAGATTCATCTAAAACTGTAGAAGATGTTTTGACAGAAAAAATTTCTGTTATTGGAGAAAACTTAAACATTCGTCGCTTTGTAAAATTTGAAACCGAAACTGGAGTAATTGTTTCTTATATTCATGGTGGCGGAAGAATTGGAGTATTAGTTGAATTAGCAAGCCAAAATACTTCTGATAAAGTAAAGGAAGCTGCAAAGGATATTGCAATGCAAATTGCTGCTGCTAATCCACAATATATTACAAAAGATGAAATTCCTGCTGACTTTATTGAAAAAGAAAGAGAAATCTTAAAACAACAGGCTCTTAATGAAGGCAAACCAGCTAATATTGTTGAAAAAATGATAGAAGGCCGTTTAGCAAAGAACTTAAAAGAATTATGCTTGGTTGATCAGCAATTTATAAAAGATCCTGATATAACTGTTGCTAAATATTTAGAAGGTGTTTCAAAAGAAGTTGGCACTAATGTTACTATTAAAGCATTTGCTCGTTATGAAACCGGTGAAGGATTAGAGAAGAAAGAAGAAAACTTTGCAGAAGAAGTTGCAAAACAGATGAATTTATAA
- a CDS encoding chemotaxis protein CheA gives MDMSQYLEIFIEESKEHLQGLNENLLQLENEPENMAILNEIFRVAHTLKGMSGTMGFTKMQKLTHNMENVLSEIRNGHIRANSNLLDTLFKCLDALDNYVNEITNTGSEGQEEYNDILKELGEILSGNSEKDEDESEKKENTVESHSETVAQSSNSDISTIELSEFENNAVKTAISKNFNVYEINIHLNKSCVLKSARAFIVFRTLENYGEIIKAIPKVEDIEDEKFDFEFTVVVISKESKEVLKKGLLSIAEVEEIIIKDVTSQNNILSSSTDYSSDYTSSRIHESLSSEDIIQNTTYEESNDVSKDAASKSKPKAGKTVRVDIDRLDTLMNLVSELIIVKTRLEGIEGENNSQNYNEAVEYLERITTNIHDAVMKVRMVPVERVFNRFPRMIRDLSRKLNKDIELTMSGEETELDRTVIDEIGDPLIHLLRNAADHGLETTEERIRKGKEKTGHIYLRAYQDGNNVVIEVEDDGNGIDTRKVRDKAIEKGVITPELAANLSEQEIIELLFKPSFSTSETISDVSGRGVGLDVVKTKIEALGGDIEVKTTLGKGSKFIVTLPLTLAIIQALMVKVGEEKYAIPLNTIQNIEDVKVTDIQYVQKQEVIVLRNQVIPIVRLDKVLDVPNQNQTDVITVVIVKKGEKQAGFVVDGLIGQQEIVIKSLGKYLSGIRMIAGATILGDGEVALILDINTLV, from the coding sequence ATGGACATGAGCCAATATTTAGAAATATTTATCGAAGAATCAAAGGAACATCTTCAAGGATTGAATGAGAATTTACTTCAACTTGAAAATGAGCCTGAAAATATGGCGATTTTAAATGAAATATTCCGTGTAGCACATACTTTAAAGGGTATGTCGGGTACTATGGGATTTACAAAGATGCAAAAATTAACGCATAATATGGAGAATGTACTTTCAGAAATACGAAATGGACATATTAGAGCAAATTCGAATTTGCTCGATACTCTATTTAAATGTTTGGATGCATTAGATAATTACGTCAATGAAATAACAAATACTGGAAGCGAAGGACAAGAAGAGTATAACGATATCCTAAAAGAATTAGGAGAAATATTATCAGGCAATTCAGAAAAAGATGAAGACGAAAGTGAAAAGAAAGAGAACACAGTTGAATCTCATTCAGAAACAGTTGCTCAATCTTCCAATTCAGATATTTCAACTATTGAATTAAGTGAGTTTGAAAATAATGCAGTAAAGACTGCTATTTCAAAGAATTTTAATGTATATGAAATAAATATTCATCTTAATAAGAGTTGTGTTTTAAAATCTGCCCGTGCATTTATTGTATTCAGAACATTGGAGAACTATGGTGAAATCATAAAGGCTATACCTAAAGTTGAGGATATAGAAGATGAAAAGTTTGATTTTGAATTTACTGTAGTAGTGATTTCAAAAGAATCAAAAGAAGTATTGAAAAAAGGTTTGCTTAGTATCGCTGAAGTTGAGGAAATTATTATAAAAGATGTTACATCACAAAATAACATTCTTTCTAGTTCAACAGATTATTCAAGCGACTACACAAGTTCTAGAATACATGAAAGTCTTTCATCAGAGGATATAATTCAAAACACTACATATGAAGAGAGCAATGATGTTTCAAAAGATGCTGCTTCAAAGTCAAAGCCAAAAGCAGGGAAAACTGTTCGTGTAGATATAGATCGACTGGATACTTTAATGAATCTAGTCAGCGAGCTCATCATAGTAAAGACAAGACTTGAAGGAATTGAAGGAGAAAATAATAGCCAGAATTACAATGAAGCAGTAGAATATTTAGAACGAATTACAACCAATATCCATGATGCTGTTATGAAGGTAAGAATGGTTCCTGTAGAAAGAGTATTTAATCGTTTTCCAAGAATGATCAGAGATTTATCTAGAAAGTTGAATAAGGATATTGAGCTTACTATGTCAGGAGAGGAAACAGAGTTAGACAGAACAGTAATTGATGAAATAGGAGATCCTTTGATTCATTTGCTCAGAAATGCTGCTGATCATGGCTTGGAGACAACTGAAGAGCGTATACGCAAAGGAAAAGAAAAAACCGGTCATATTTATTTACGTGCTTATCAAGATGGAAATAATGTAGTCATTGAAGTAGAAGATGATGGTAATGGTATAGACACTAGAAAGGTTAGAGATAAGGCGATTGAGAAAGGAGTTATTACTCCAGAATTAGCTGCTAATTTATCTGAGCAAGAAATCATTGAATTATTATTCAAGCCTAGTTTTAGTACTTCAGAAACGATTTCTGATGTTTCAGGAAGAGGCGTAGGGTTAGATGTAGTTAAAACAAAAATCGAAGCATTGGGTGGAGACATTGAAGTTAAAACTACTTTAGGGAAAGGAAGTAAGTTTATTGTTACTCTTCCACTTACTTTGGCAATTATTCAAGCTCTTATGGTTAAAGTAGGGGAAGAAAAATATGCTATTCCACTTAATACAATTCAAAATATAGAAGATGTAAAAGTTACTGACATACAATATGTGCAAAAGCAAGAGGTTATTGTTTTAAGAAATCAAGTTATACCTATTGTTCGCTTGGATAAAGTTTTGGATGTGCCAAATCAAAATCAGACAGATGTTATTACAGTTGTTATTGTTAAAAAAGGAGAGAAACAAGCAGGTTTTGTAGTTGATGGTTTGATTGGTCAACAAGAAATTGTAATTAAATCCCTGGGTAAATATCTTAGCGGTATTCGAATGATTGCCGGTGCGACTATCTTAGGGGATGGAGAAGTAGCTCTTATTTTAGATATTAATACACTAGTATAG
- a CDS encoding flagellar brake protein, with amino-acid sequence MNEPIVPGLKVEIIRHSLLDKNLSRSFISQIEECVDDKTLIIAAPISGGKIVRLKINNQYNLVIYATNGYYRCNGVVKKSFRKGLIEMLEVDLVTPFEKFQRREFFRFECVIPFQFQVGDLWESGIIKDISGGGIRFITNSQLNTKENLVMRIPLEAEEILLSGKILIKEDSNTELYKYQHRVLFDDIKKNDQDAIIQYIFMQQRKQVRQYKGL; translated from the coding sequence ATGAATGAACCGATAGTACCAGGACTGAAAGTTGAGATCATACGTCATAGTTTATTAGACAAGAATTTATCTCGAAGTTTTATTAGTCAGATAGAAGAATGCGTTGATGATAAAACTTTAATTATCGCGGCACCTATATCAGGTGGAAAAATTGTACGTCTAAAGATTAATAATCAATACAATTTGGTTATATATGCGACTAATGGATATTACAGATGTAATGGTGTCGTTAAAAAATCTTTTAGAAAAGGCTTAATTGAAATGTTGGAAGTTGATTTGGTAACACCCTTCGAAAAATTTCAAAGAAGGGAATTTTTTAGATTTGAATGTGTTATTCCATTTCAATTTCAAGTAGGAGACCTTTGGGAATCGGGAATTATAAAAGATATTAGCGGCGGAGGCATACGATTTATTACAAATTCACAATTAAATACAAAAGAAAATCTTGTGATGAGAATTCCTCTAGAAGCAGAAGAAATACTTTTATCCGGCAAAATATTGATAAAAGAAGATTCGAATACAGAACTCTACAAATATCAACATAGAGTCTTGTTTGATGATATCAAAAAAAATGACCAAGATGCTATAATACAGTATATTTTTATGCAGCAGAGAAAACAAGTCAGACAATATAAAGGATTGTGA
- a CDS encoding FliA/WhiG family RNA polymerase sigma factor, protein MTEKNLQELWEQYEKTNQPSLKEKLIIEYAPLVKYVAGRLNIYLGQNVEYEDLISYGIFGLIDAIDKFDLSKGVKFETYASLRIRGAILDSIRKLDWVPRSLRQKYKQIEKICMELETELGRSATDEELAEKIGISKEEVQETLKKINLLSLISLEEYVEQNNEPRADTDFPRSAEQPETYIEKQELKRILKEAIEKLPEREQKILFFYYFEELTLKEISAIMGVSESRISQLHTKAITRLKGKLGRYRSILFELF, encoded by the coding sequence ATGACTGAAAAAAATCTCCAAGAGTTATGGGAACAATATGAGAAGACGAATCAGCCTTCTTTAAAGGAAAAGCTAATTATTGAATATGCACCTCTGGTTAAATATGTTGCAGGGAGATTGAATATTTACTTAGGTCAAAATGTGGAGTATGAGGATCTTATAAGTTATGGTATATTTGGACTAATTGATGCAATTGATAAATTTGATCTTTCAAAAGGAGTAAAATTTGAAACATATGCTTCTCTTAGAATTAGAGGCGCAATATTAGACAGTATACGTAAATTAGATTGGGTTCCTAGATCATTAAGACAGAAATATAAGCAAATTGAAAAAATTTGCATGGAACTGGAAACAGAGTTGGGTAGAAGTGCTACAGATGAAGAACTAGCTGAAAAAATTGGAATATCTAAAGAAGAAGTGCAGGAGACATTAAAAAAAATTAATTTACTTTCTCTCATTTCGCTTGAAGAATATGTCGAGCAGAATAATGAACCAAGGGCGGATACAGATTTTCCCAGAAGCGCTGAGCAACCTGAAACTTATATAGAAAAACAAGAGCTAAAAAGGATTCTTAAAGAAGCTATTGAAAAACTTCCTGAAAGAGAACAGAAGATTTTATTTTTTTATTACTTTGAAGAGCTAACTTTAAAAGAGATAAGCGCAATTATGGGAGTTTCAGAATCTAGGATATCACAGCTTCATACTAAAGCTATTACTCGTTTAAAAGGAAAATTAGGAAGGTATAGGTCCATTCTCTTTGAATTATTTTAG
- a CDS encoding chemotaxis protein CheD (catalyzes the conversion of glutamine residues to glutamate on methyl-accepting chemotaxis receptors), with protein MMDPNLIIKVKMADLNVAKSPGILTTLGLGSCVGIALYDPVAKIGGLAHIMLPDSTQIKNNSNIAKFADTATVKLIEDMINIGARKDRIVAKLAGGAQMFSFSQSSDLMRVGARNVAASQAILTKLGIPIIASDTGENYGRTVELYTEDGRLVIKTIGHGIKQI; from the coding sequence ATGATGGATCCAAATTTAATTATCAAAGTTAAAATGGCTGATCTAAATGTAGCAAAATCCCCCGGTATTTTAACTACTTTAGGGCTCGGATCTTGCGTGGGAATTGCATTATATGATCCTGTAGCAAAAATTGGGGGGTTAGCTCACATAATGCTTCCAGATAGTACACAAATAAAGAACAATTCAAATATTGCAAAATTCGCTGATACAGCAACTGTTAAATTAATTGAAGATATGATTAATATAGGGGCTAGAAAAGACAGAATAGTTGCAAAGCTTGCTGGAGGAGCTCAAATGTTTTCATTTAGTCAATCCAGTGATTTGATGCGAGTTGGTGCAAGAAATGTAGCTGCTTCTCAAGCCATTTTGACAAAACTTGGAATACCTATTATTGCTTCTGACACAGGAGAAAATTATGGAAGAACCGTTGAGCTGTACACTGAAGATGGGAGACTTGTTATTAAAACAATTGGTCATGGAATAAAACAAATATGA
- a CDS encoding chemotaxis protein CheW, with protein sequence MENISNSESKQYVVFKLGNEEYGIDIQKVQIIERIQNITRVPKSPYFIKGVINLRGEIIPVMSLRSKFGLQEDDYNDETRIIIVEIEDSKIGMIVDQVKEVLQISSQAIENVQGFTSDINFNYIQGVGKVNDHIVTLLNLKNIIDSNM encoded by the coding sequence ATGGAGAATATTTCTAATTCAGAATCTAAGCAATATGTAGTATTTAAGTTGGGCAATGAAGAATATGGTATTGACATACAAAAGGTTCAAATCATTGAAAGAATACAAAATATTACAAGAGTTCCAAAGTCCCCTTATTTTATAAAAGGAGTAATTAATCTTCGAGGGGAAATTATTCCAGTAATGAGTTTAAGAAGTAAATTTGGTTTGCAAGAGGATGACTATAATGATGAAACAAGAATTATTATTGTTGAAATAGAAGACAGCAAGATTGGAATGATTGTTGACCAGGTAAAAGAAGTGCTGCAAATTTCTTCTCAAGCGATCGAAAATGTTCAAGGCTTTACATCAGATATTAACTTTAATTATATTCAAGGTGTAGGTAAAGTAAATGATCATATTGTTACCTTATTAAATTTAAAGAATATTATTGATTCCAATATGTAA
- a CDS encoding chemotaxis protein CheC, producing the protein MPGIDIDMLNTLHLDVLKEIGNIGAGNATTALAQMLNKKIDMGVPKVNILELKNVADVLGGPENLVVGILLDVSGDISGMMMFVLEQRSAHILVNILMERDIHDISEFTELDISALQEIGNILTGSYLSSLAALTKLTIISSIPQMAFDMAGAILSVPAIEFGKVGDRVLFIETEFAEGIDHVTGYFILIPDIDSFEKILTSLGVSL; encoded by the coding sequence ATGCCAGGTATCGATATTGACATGTTAAATACGTTACATCTGGATGTTTTAAAAGAGATTGGCAATATTGGAGCAGGTAATGCTACGACTGCACTCGCTCAAATGTTAAATAAAAAAATCGATATGGGTGTTCCTAAAGTGAATATTTTAGAGCTTAAAAATGTTGCGGATGTTTTAGGAGGCCCAGAAAACTTGGTTGTTGGTATTTTACTTGATGTGTCAGGAGATATTAGTGGTATGATGATGTTCGTGCTTGAACAGAGATCTGCCCATATACTGGTTAATATTTTAATGGAACGAGATATTCATGATATATCTGAATTTACAGAACTCGATATCTCAGCACTTCAAGAAATTGGTAATATTTTAACTGGATCATATTTATCTTCATTGGCGGCATTAACCAAATTGACTATTATTTCATCCATTCCTCAGATGGCTTTTGATATGGCGGGTGCTATATTAAGTGTTCCAGCAATTGAATTTGGAAAAGTAGGAGACAGAGTTTTATTTATAGAAACTGAATTTGCAGAAGGAATTGACCATGTCACAGGGTATTTTATCTTAATACCTGATATAGATTCGTTTGAAAAAATCTTGACGTCATTAGGGGTTAGTTTATGA
- a CDS encoding protein-glutamate methylesterase/protein-glutamine glutaminase: MLEKKKVLVIDDSAFMRRVISDIINSDHRFIVVGTANNGEEGLKKTQELDPDVITLDVEMPSMNGLEMLNVLMKTNPKPVIVISALTKEGADTTIQALGLGAVDFITKPKNIFKMNEEEIKTHILEKIFLASKIHNFPTRNEKKIEKHTVKRVFSSPSSNVKKIVAIGTSTGGPRALQEVLPYLPKELPACYVIVQHMPPGFTKSLAERLNTLSEITVKEAEDKDILRPGVAYIAPGDYHILIEKSSNSSDYWIRLSSSPAVGGHRPSVNVMLNSLSETNLDNIIGVIMTGMGSDGCEGMKNLKVKNNAYIIAQDEKTCVVYGMPKAVVESGIADVVVPIQRIAKEIVKAVEVL, translated from the coding sequence ATGCTTGAAAAGAAAAAAGTATTGGTTATTGATGATTCTGCTTTTATGAGAAGAGTGATTTCTGATATAATTAATAGTGACCATAGGTTTATTGTAGTGGGAACTGCAAATAATGGCGAAGAAGGTCTTAAGAAAACTCAAGAGTTGGATCCGGATGTGATTACACTTGATGTAGAAATGCCTTCTATGAATGGATTAGAGATGCTGAATGTCTTAATGAAAACAAATCCCAAACCAGTTATAGTAATCAGTGCTTTAACAAAAGAGGGGGCAGATACAACTATTCAGGCATTAGGATTAGGAGCAGTTGACTTTATTACTAAGCCTAAAAACATTTTTAAAATGAATGAAGAGGAAATTAAAACACACATCTTGGAAAAAATCTTTCTTGCTTCAAAAATACACAATTTTCCTACTAGAAATGAAAAAAAGATTGAGAAGCATACTGTAAAAAGAGTATTTTCGTCTCCTAGTTCAAACGTGAAGAAGATTGTTGCAATAGGCACTTCTACTGGAGGGCCAAGAGCTTTACAAGAGGTGTTACCTTATCTTCCCAAGGAATTGCCGGCATGTTATGTAATTGTTCAGCATATGCCTCCGGGTTTTACTAAATCACTTGCTGAAAGATTAAATACTTTAAGCGAAATTACAGTTAAAGAAGCAGAAGATAAGGATATTTTGCGGCCAGGAGTTGCATATATTGCACCTGGTGATTACCATATTTTAATTGAAAAGTCAAGTAATTCATCTGATTATTGGATTAGATTATCCAGTAGTCCTGCTGTGGGAGGTCATCGACCATCTGTTAATGTCATGTTAAATTCTTTATCAGAGACTAATCTAGATAATATAATTGGTGTCATTATGACTGGAATGGGTTCAGATGGATGTGAAGGTATGAAAAATCTTAAAGTGAAAAATAATGCTTATATCATTGCTCAGGATGAAAAAACCTGTGTTGTTTATGGAATGCCTAAAGCTGTCGTTGAATCAGGAATTGCTGATGTTGTTGTACCTATACAACGGATTGCTAAAGAAATAGTTAAAGCGGTGGAGGTGCTTTAG